From Virgibacillus natechei, the proteins below share one genomic window:
- a CDS encoding alpha-glucuronidase family glycosyl hydrolase: MLENAIKNEQTLNNVKGYRAWLQYSKIEDKRMDEEYRSWFSAIGVAGDTSITNSAIKELSDGIESMLDVAPTVNVDSLQTASIILGTYQDIWIEDYGMSPELFGDLNNEGYVLKTTPNDNGEKKILLIGKTDKGILYATYHLLRLIQSRKPIHSLDIVDAPKNQFRMMNQWDNIDGTIERGYSGKSIFYYENDFSEDLERIKDYARLLSSTGLNAISINNVNVWDVETNLISKQYLPKVERVANIFRAYGITLFLSINYASPIALGNLDTADPLDEKVRAWWKKKVEEIYQYIPDFGGFIVKADSENRPGPFSYDRDHADGANVLAEALKPFNGILIWRCFVYNNLQDWRDRSTDRARAAYDNFKPIDGQFLDNVILQIKNGPMDFQVREPVSPLLGALKKTNQLLELQVAQEYTGQQKDVCYLIPQWKEILDFDTYAKGEGTKIKNIAGGTTYNNSNSGIAAVSNIGNDINWTGNTLAQANLYGFGRLTWNPDLTTEEITRDWIHLTFGHDPLVVENIEYILLNSWKTYENYTVPLGIGWMVNPGHHYGPNIDGYEYSAWGTYHFADRDGIGVDRTVETGTGYTSQYFPPNVEWYNSLDSCPDELLLFFHHVPYTHVLKSGETVIQHIYNTHFKGVEEVEDFIYKWDKLVGSIDNRIFENVKERLYLQLKNATDWRDKINTYFYRKSGISDNKNRTIY; encoded by the coding sequence ATGCTAGAAAATGCTATAAAAAATGAACAAACGTTAAATAATGTGAAAGGTTACCGTGCATGGTTACAATATAGCAAAATTGAGGACAAAAGAATGGATGAGGAATATCGCTCATGGTTCTCTGCTATAGGTGTGGCGGGAGATACGAGCATTACCAATTCTGCAATAAAAGAATTATCAGATGGGATTGAATCAATGTTGGATGTAGCGCCAACTGTTAATGTTGATTCTTTACAAACTGCTTCCATTATACTTGGTACGTATCAGGATATTTGGATAGAAGATTATGGCATGTCACCTGAATTGTTTGGTGACCTAAATAATGAAGGATATGTACTAAAAACAACTCCGAATGATAACGGGGAGAAGAAAATTCTGTTAATAGGAAAAACGGATAAAGGTATTCTTTATGCAACCTATCATTTGCTCCGTCTCATACAGAGCAGAAAACCCATTCATTCACTGGATATAGTCGACGCTCCAAAAAATCAATTTAGAATGATGAATCAATGGGACAATATAGATGGGACGATTGAACGCGGTTACTCAGGTAAATCCATATTTTATTATGAAAACGATTTCTCTGAGGATTTAGAGCGTATTAAGGATTATGCGAGACTTTTATCTTCGACAGGTCTTAATGCTATTTCCATTAATAATGTCAACGTTTGGGATGTCGAAACCAACCTGATTTCGAAGCAATATTTACCTAAAGTAGAAAGGGTAGCAAATATATTCAGGGCTTATGGCATTACTTTATTTTTAAGTATAAACTATGCTAGTCCGATAGCATTGGGTAACTTAGATACCGCTGACCCTTTAGATGAAAAAGTCAGAGCATGGTGGAAAAAGAAGGTAGAAGAAATTTATCAGTACATCCCAGACTTTGGTGGATTTATTGTGAAGGCAGATTCAGAAAATCGACCAGGGCCGTTTTCCTATGATAGGGATCATGCTGATGGAGCAAATGTGTTGGCTGAAGCACTAAAACCGTTTAATGGTATTTTGATATGGCGTTGTTTTGTTTACAATAACTTGCAGGATTGGCGTGACAGAAGTACTGATAGAGCGCGAGCGGCTTATGATAACTTTAAACCGATAGATGGACAATTTTTAGATAATGTTATTTTACAAATCAAAAATGGACCAATGGATTTTCAGGTTAGAGAACCGGTGTCACCGTTATTAGGTGCATTGAAGAAAACAAATCAACTTCTGGAGCTTCAGGTAGCCCAAGAATATACCGGACAGCAAAAAGATGTTTGTTATTTAATTCCTCAATGGAAAGAAATCTTGGATTTTGATACCTATGCAAAAGGGGAAGGAACGAAAATAAAAAATATTGCCGGTGGAACGACTTACAACAATTCTAACAGCGGGATTGCTGCAGTATCTAATATTGGTAATGATATCAACTGGACCGGTAACACATTAGCTCAAGCAAATCTCTATGGATTTGGACGACTTACATGGAACCCAGACCTGACAACAGAAGAGATTACGAGAGATTGGATCCACTTAACATTCGGTCATGATCCGTTAGTCGTAGAAAATATCGAATATATTTTACTTAACTCGTGGAAAACATATGAAAATTATACGGTTCCACTTGGAATAGGCTGGATGGTAAATCCTGGACATCATTATGGCCCAAACATCGATGGCTATGAATATTCTGCATGGGGGACCTATCATTTCGCAGACCGCGATGGAATTGGTGTGGACCGCACAGTGGAAACAGGAACAGGATATACATCTCAATATTTCCCGCCAAACGTTGAATGGTATAACTCACTGGACTCATGTCCAGATGAACTTCTGTTATTTTTCCATCATGTTCCATATACGCATGTCCTAAAATCGGGCGAAACAGTCATTCAACATATCTATAACACGCATTTTAAAGGTGTAGAGGAAGTTGAGGATTTCATTTACAAATGGGATAAATTGGTGGGAAGCATCGATAACAGGATATTTGAAAATGTAAAAGAAAGACTTTATCTCCAATTAAAAAACGCAACAGACTGGCGTGATAAAATTAACACATACTTCTATAGGAAATCTGGTATTTCGGATAACAAAAACAGAACAATCTATTAA
- a CDS encoding extracellular solute-binding protein encodes MLKKPFVLLGITMIAMIILAACTEESDAESEENGLTNITTVRTLDDGTVFKDGEDVNDNVVTEWAEEELGIHFDTVWTRPNDEQYNQQMRLGMSANEPLPDVFQVTDGQMIADLIESGRVMPIDDAIEEHASPRLKELFEQFPEAFYEATDEDGQRFGIPRFSGGNGSDTLLWVRQDWLDEFDLEAPETIEELENVMDIFVNEDPDGNGSDDTLGMTLSAGDVGFGRTNIGDTSFIFGAFGDYSPGLWSEAEDGSLVYGSIQPNMKEGLAKIKEWLEKGYISQEIAIEPADQAQESFVSGQSGLMAAPPWAFDYPIGDVFQNVPEAEVKPYPLPSGMDGQAGRKGESLSTGSFLFSSEFEHMDKFFEYLDAIYGYTFGESEYFEDGLFEGYDYIMVDDEPVYDAGSIEEETGEDKVDPGRYLLPTNVPTIPYDMYDLLEEFHETDREPESAYEANLANNKPEYIEAAAIVNSQNDIRIENGFTGAPTETMESSMENLERLELELFANIVYGNQPLDAFDDFVEEWKSSGGDQMTEEVNEWYESVQE; translated from the coding sequence ATGCTCAAAAAACCATTTGTTTTACTCGGAATCACAATGATTGCAATGATTATTTTAGCAGCTTGTACAGAAGAATCAGACGCGGAGTCTGAAGAAAATGGTTTAACAAACATTACCACAGTTCGTACACTTGATGATGGTACCGTGTTTAAAGATGGCGAAGATGTTAACGACAATGTTGTAACAGAATGGGCTGAGGAAGAATTAGGTATTCATTTTGATACTGTTTGGACCAGGCCGAATGATGAACAATACAATCAACAAATGCGTTTAGGTATGTCTGCAAATGAGCCTTTACCGGATGTCTTCCAGGTGACGGATGGGCAGATGATTGCAGACTTGATTGAATCAGGCAGAGTGATGCCAATTGATGATGCAATCGAAGAACATGCTTCTCCTAGACTAAAAGAATTATTTGAACAATTCCCAGAAGCTTTCTATGAAGCTACTGATGAGGATGGTCAACGTTTCGGAATCCCAAGGTTTTCAGGAGGGAACGGATCTGATACCTTGTTATGGGTTCGTCAGGATTGGCTTGATGAATTTGATTTAGAAGCACCTGAAACTATTGAAGAATTAGAAAATGTAATGGATATATTTGTTAATGAGGATCCTGATGGAAATGGTTCAGATGATACATTAGGCATGACGCTTTCAGCTGGAGATGTCGGTTTCGGCAGGACAAATATAGGTGATACAAGTTTTATATTTGGTGCATTTGGTGATTATTCCCCTGGTCTGTGGAGCGAGGCAGAAGACGGGTCACTTGTGTATGGTTCTATCCAGCCCAATATGAAAGAAGGCTTGGCTAAGATTAAGGAATGGTTGGAGAAGGGGTATATTTCGCAGGAAATTGCTATTGAACCAGCAGATCAAGCACAAGAGAGCTTTGTTTCTGGACAATCTGGACTTATGGCTGCACCACCGTGGGCATTTGATTATCCTATCGGTGATGTGTTCCAAAACGTACCAGAGGCTGAGGTAAAACCTTATCCACTTCCAAGTGGTATGGATGGCCAAGCTGGACGAAAAGGTGAATCGCTGTCAACAGGGTCTTTCCTTTTCAGCAGCGAATTTGAGCACATGGATAAGTTCTTCGAATATTTAGATGCCATTTATGGATATACCTTCGGGGAATCGGAATATTTCGAAGATGGATTATTTGAAGGGTACGATTACATCATGGTAGATGATGAACCAGTATACGATGCAGGTTCAATTGAAGAGGAAACTGGTGAAGACAAAGTGGATCCAGGCAGGTATTTATTGCCAACAAATGTTCCAACGATTCCTTATGATATGTATGATTTGCTCGAAGAATTCCATGAGACAGATAGAGAACCTGAAAGTGCATATGAAGCAAATCTTGCAAACAATAAACCGGAATATATTGAAGCGGCAGCTATTGTAAATAGCCAGAATGATATTCGTATCGAAAATGGCTTTACTGGCGCACCTACGGAAACAATGGAATCCAGCATGGAAAATCTGGAGAGATTGGAATTGGAATTATTTGCTAATATTGTTTATGGAAATCAACCTTTAGATGCTTTTGATGACTTTGTCGAAGAATGGAAGAGTTCGGGTGGAGATCAAATGACGGAAGAGGTAAATGAGTGGTATGAATCCGTACAAGAATAA
- a CDS encoding YesL family protein translates to MIEREGFLGGLYTIMEWITRIAYVNILWIVFTFLGLFILGVAPATVSMFTITRKWVKGNTDSKIFVTFWDTYKTEFVRSNVLLWPLIIIGYILYIDFQYLTYVEGYLFLVMLFIFINVTIIYLITLLYIFPVYVNFQYSLVQNYKYAFMIGISKPLITISMVVSLTLIGLLMEQFLGLIPFFLASSVSLILMWFANRAFVRMKQ, encoded by the coding sequence ATGATAGAAAGAGAAGGTTTTTTAGGCGGGTTATACACCATTATGGAATGGATTACTCGCATCGCATACGTTAATATATTATGGATCGTATTTACTTTTTTAGGCTTATTTATTTTAGGAGTGGCTCCTGCAACCGTTTCGATGTTTACGATAACGAGGAAATGGGTGAAAGGAAATACGGATAGCAAAATTTTCGTTACGTTTTGGGATACATATAAAACTGAGTTTGTTCGATCAAATGTATTATTATGGCCGTTAATCATCATTGGTTATATTTTGTATATTGATTTTCAATATCTAACATACGTTGAAGGGTATTTATTCCTTGTGATGTTATTTATTTTCATCAATGTAACAATCATTTATTTAATTACTTTGCTATACATATTCCCAGTATATGTTAATTTTCAATACAGTTTGGTACAAAACTATAAATATGCTTTTATGATTGGGATATCAAAACCGTTAATTACGATATCGATGGTTGTTTCATTAACGCTTATTGGTTTACTCATGGAACAATTTCTCGGTCTCATACCGTTTTTCTTGGCATCTTCTGTAAGTTTAATACTTATGTGGTTTGCTAATCGAGCATTTGTAAGAATGAAACAATAA
- a CDS encoding carbohydrate ABC transporter permease: MIYKTKTYRIFTIFNYIFLTLAAILCILPLLHILAVSLSGSAAASANIVTLWPIDFTLEAYEKTIGNNNFLRAFGIAVLRVILGTAISMGVMLCAAYSLSKNDSEFKGRKLYIWFFVFTMLFNGGLVPTYILVTSLGLTDTIWALVLPTAVNTFNLILLLNFFRTSVPKSLEESAFIDGAGHIKIFLKIYLPISVPAIATVSLFTMVFHWNQWFDGLIYMTDEANYPLQTFLQSIVVRKDLTNVVDAETLRNLSQRTVEAAQIFITALPMLVVYPFIQKYFVKGIVLGSEKE, translated from the coding sequence ATGATTTACAAAACAAAAACATATAGGATATTCACTATATTTAACTATATCTTTCTAACGTTAGCTGCAATATTATGTATTTTGCCACTCCTGCATATTTTGGCTGTTTCTTTAAGTGGGAGCGCAGCAGCGTCCGCCAATATTGTAACATTATGGCCAATTGATTTTACACTTGAAGCCTATGAAAAGACGATAGGAAATAACAATTTTCTCAGAGCTTTCGGCATTGCAGTTTTACGTGTGATTTTAGGAACGGCAATATCTATGGGTGTTATGTTATGTGCTGCCTATTCATTATCGAAAAATGACAGTGAGTTTAAAGGAAGAAAACTTTATATATGGTTCTTTGTTTTTACCATGTTGTTTAATGGTGGCTTGGTTCCTACGTACATTCTTGTGACGAGTTTAGGACTTACAGATACAATATGGGCGCTTGTGCTTCCTACAGCCGTTAATACGTTTAATCTGATTTTACTATTAAACTTCTTCCGTACATCTGTACCTAAGTCATTGGAGGAATCTGCATTCATCGATGGGGCAGGGCATATTAAGATATTCTTGAAAATATACCTGCCAATATCAGTACCGGCAATTGCCACGGTATCACTGTTTACGATGGTGTTTCACTGGAATCAATGGTTTGATGGGTTGATTTATATGACGGATGAAGCAAACTATCCGTTACAGACATTTTTACAGTCCATTGTAGTTCGAAAAGATTTAACGAATGTGGTGGATGCTGAAACATTACGTAATTTATCACAGCGAACAGTGGAAGCAGCCCAGATCTTTATCACCGCATTACCAATGTTGGTAGTCTATCCATTTATACAGAAATATTTTGTTAAAGGGATTGTCCTAGGTTCGGAGAAAGAATAA
- a CDS encoding GH39 family glycosyl hydrolase: MTKIEVQETTDTKFNKNWKLCIGSGRLGLALQKEYVDHLKIAQEKIGFDYIRGHGLLHDDVGIYREIEVDGEKRPFYNFTYIDKIFDSYQEIGIRPFVEIGFMPELLASGKDTLFTWKGNITPPNDYGKWSELIKEVVSHFIERYGEAEVEKWPFEIWNEPNLVNFWKDANKEEYFKLYKVTVDAIKEVHSNIQVGGPAICGGTDEWIDDFLHFCEDEDVPVDFVSRHAYTSKQPHKVTPDYYYQDLADNTKMLEEFRKIRGMIDASPYPDLPLHITEYNSSYSPINPVHDTVLNAAYLARILSEGGDYVDSFSYWTFSDVFEERDVPRAQFHGGFGLIAWNDILKPTFHLFSFFNALGEEQLYRDDKTLVTRRKDGTIALVAWNLVTEKGEGFEKELEYTLHVSGDDYFVKRQTVDEGNANPWEVWKQMGRPRFPSKEKVETLKQAAQPFIRTSRTKSENGRIAIKIQLTKNEITLIEFTPIKDETDSYIGLDDSLITSYS; this comes from the coding sequence ATGACAAAAATAGAAGTTCAGGAAACTACCGATACAAAATTCAATAAAAATTGGAAGTTATGCATCGGTAGTGGCAGGTTAGGACTTGCTTTACAGAAGGAGTATGTAGATCACTTGAAGATAGCACAAGAAAAGATTGGGTTCGATTATATAAGAGGCCATGGTCTTCTGCATGATGATGTTGGGATCTATCGTGAAATAGAGGTAGATGGCGAAAAAAGACCATTCTATAATTTCACCTATATTGATAAAATTTTCGATAGCTATCAGGAGATTGGTATTCGCCCATTTGTAGAGATCGGTTTTATGCCAGAATTATTAGCTTCTGGAAAGGACACTCTTTTTACTTGGAAAGGCAATATTACACCTCCAAATGATTATGGCAAGTGGAGTGAACTGATAAAGGAAGTTGTTTCCCATTTTATTGAAAGATACGGGGAAGCAGAGGTAGAGAAGTGGCCTTTTGAAATTTGGAACGAGCCTAATCTAGTGAATTTTTGGAAGGATGCTAATAAAGAAGAATATTTTAAGTTATATAAAGTTACGGTAGATGCGATCAAGGAAGTGCATTCCAATATACAAGTAGGAGGCCCAGCTATCTGTGGGGGGACAGATGAATGGATCGATGATTTCCTGCATTTTTGCGAGGATGAAGATGTACCGGTTGATTTTGTTTCCAGACACGCATATACGTCCAAACAGCCTCATAAAGTAACTCCAGATTATTATTATCAGGACTTAGCAGATAATACAAAAATGCTGGAAGAATTCAGGAAAATAAGAGGGATGATTGATGCGTCTCCGTACCCGGATTTACCGCTTCATATCACAGAATACAATTCATCATATAGCCCAATAAATCCGGTACATGATACGGTGCTTAATGCAGCTTACCTTGCACGCATTCTTAGTGAAGGCGGAGATTATGTTGATTCCTTTTCCTATTGGACATTCAGTGATGTCTTTGAAGAAAGGGATGTACCAAGAGCCCAATTTCATGGAGGTTTTGGATTAATTGCATGGAATGATATCTTAAAACCAACCTTCCATTTATTTTCATTTTTTAACGCGCTAGGTGAAGAACAGCTTTACCGTGATGATAAAACGCTAGTTACAAGAAGAAAAGACGGCACAATTGCCCTTGTTGCATGGAATTTGGTAACAGAAAAGGGAGAGGGGTTCGAAAAGGAACTGGAATATACACTACATGTTTCTGGGGATGACTACTTTGTAAAGAGGCAAACAGTGGATGAAGGTAATGCAAATCCCTGGGAAGTGTGGAAGCAAATGGGGCGTCCGAGATTTCCAAGTAAAGAAAAGGTTGAAACATTAAAACAAGCTGCCCAGCCATTCATACGAACTTCGAGAACCAAAAGTGAAAACGGAAGGATTGCTATAAAAATCCAATTAACGAAAAATGAAATTACATTGATTGAATTTACTCCAATTAAGGATGAAACTGATTCTTATATCGGGTTGGATGACAGTTTGATTACGTCTTATTCGTAA
- a CDS encoding glycosyltransferase family 2 protein has protein sequence MQQISACMIVKDEADILEETLDSIKEACDEIIIVDTGSTDNTKEIAKKYTDRVYDFEWVDDFSAARNTAYSYATKDYIFFMDADDYLPKEERKKLLQLKENLDDSVDAVTIFTVLSVDEFGNPAFKYRRHRLSKRSNNFKWHGTVHEYLAISGTILHSDIAVYHRVPNKKKRTDKKHRNLKIYENQLQNGEVFSPRDMFYYANELKDHAEFEKAIKRYNQFLDSKKGWIEDNIRACIYLADCYMCLGNHQREVESLTRSFVYDTPRPEVSCRLGDMYKIINMYDKAILWYRLAIEVDVSDSLGFQLEQYSTWYPHLQSCVCYWQIGNKELAYKHHLKAKEYRQHDKRIQYNEQFFTNTGNE, from the coding sequence ATGCAGCAGATTAGTGCATGCATGATTGTGAAAGATGAAGCAGATATATTGGAAGAAACGTTAGATAGCATAAAAGAAGCCTGTGATGAGATTATTATTGTTGATACGGGATCAACGGATAACACCAAGGAAATAGCAAAAAAATATACAGACCGTGTGTATGATTTTGAATGGGTTGATGATTTTTCCGCTGCAAGGAATACGGCATACAGTTATGCAACAAAAGATTATATATTTTTTATGGATGCAGATGATTATTTGCCGAAAGAAGAGCGAAAAAAACTATTGCAATTAAAAGAGAACTTGGATGATTCCGTAGATGCTGTAACCATCTTTACGGTACTGAGCGTTGATGAATTTGGCAATCCTGCATTTAAATATAGAAGACACCGGCTGAGTAAACGAAGCAATAATTTTAAATGGCACGGGACTGTACACGAATATTTGGCGATTAGCGGTACTATTCTTCATTCGGATATTGCGGTTTATCACCGAGTCCCAAATAAGAAAAAGCGTACTGATAAGAAACACCGCAACTTAAAGATTTATGAAAATCAGTTGCAGAATGGGGAAGTTTTCTCACCGAGGGATATGTTCTATTATGCAAATGAACTAAAAGATCACGCAGAATTTGAAAAAGCGATTAAACGATATAATCAATTCCTAGATTCAAAAAAAGGGTGGATAGAGGATAATATAAGAGCTTGTATTTATTTGGCTGATTGTTACATGTGTTTAGGAAACCATCAGAGAGAAGTGGAATCACTGACAAGATCGTTTGTATATGATACCCCAAGGCCGGAAGTTTCCTGCAGGCTTGGTGATATGTATAAAATTATAAATATGTATGATAAAGCCATTCTGTGGTATCGGCTGGCGATAGAGGTGGATGTCAGTGATTCGTTAGGCTTTCAATTGGAGCAATATTCCACATGGTATCCACATTTGCAAAGCTGTGTGTGCTACTGGCAGATAGGAAACAAGGAACTTGCGTATAAGCATCATCTGAAAGCAAAAGAATATCGGCAGCATGATAAGCGTATTCAGTATAATGAACAATTTTTTACAAACACAGGGAATGAGTAA
- a CDS encoding GntR family transcriptional regulator, translated as MYQISKTQSQPRITGSTRDFVYNTLKKRIIEWELEPGTKISENEIAIELNVSRTPAREAFLMLAQEELIGIYPQKGSIVAEIDLELVEEGRFVRENVERAIVREACKEFGEDQLFQLETNITMQELCLKKGSHHRLFELDEEFHRLLFEGCNKIRTWKLIRQMNSHFDRLRVLRLASNPDWNVVVTQHKELFNFISNGEQDLAEKLIIEHLNLVNFEKEELKLHYSSYFK; from the coding sequence GTGTATCAAATATCTAAAACACAATCACAACCACGTATAACAGGTTCCACAAGAGATTTTGTATACAACACACTTAAGAAAAGAATTATTGAATGGGAATTAGAACCAGGAACTAAAATATCTGAAAATGAAATTGCGATTGAATTAAACGTAAGCCGAACACCAGCAAGAGAGGCATTTTTAATGCTTGCACAAGAAGAGTTAATAGGTATATATCCCCAAAAGGGATCAATTGTTGCAGAAATAGATTTAGAACTTGTAGAAGAAGGCAGGTTTGTTAGAGAAAATGTTGAAAGAGCGATCGTGAGAGAGGCGTGTAAGGAATTTGGAGAAGACCAGCTTTTCCAATTGGAAACCAATATTACAATGCAGGAACTATGTCTGAAAAAAGGATCTCACCACCGCTTGTTTGAGCTTGATGAGGAATTTCATCGTCTGCTATTTGAGGGATGCAATAAAATTAGAACATGGAAGTTAATTAGGCAAATGAATAGTCATTTTGATAGATTACGCGTATTAAGATTGGCTTCCAATCCGGATTGGAATGTTGTCGTAACGCAGCACAAAGAGTTATTTAATTTTATTTCTAATGGAGAACAAGACCTTGCAGAAAAATTAATTATAGAACATTTAAATTTGGTAAACTTTGAAAAAGAAGAACTTAAATTACATTATTCAAGTTATTTTAAGTAG
- a CDS encoding endo-1,4-beta-xylanase, translated as MNKGKDIQALHDTLDGFFSIGAAITPSQISGSHADLLKKHFNCIVAENCMKPEEIQPVEGQYNWEEADRVIAFAKDNHMKIRFHTLVWHNQTAAWFFKDKDGNEMTATPENKKLLLDRLDNHIRAVVGRYKEDVDSWDVVNEVIDPEESNGHRRSKWYEITGIEFIEKAFRITREVAGKDAKLYINDFNTNKPDKREAFYNVVKELLVKDVPIDGVGHQMHINIDWPTASVIRDTIDLFSELGLDNQVTELDVSVYSNSTDKYETIPDENLVKQGYKYKEIFEVFKEKQQNISAVVTWGIADDHTWLKTFPITRRNLPLIFDEQLKPKYAYWGIVDPSQLPKDENNRVEPMEW; from the coding sequence ATGAATAAAGGGAAAGATATCCAAGCTTTACATGATACATTAGATGGTTTTTTCTCAATTGGCGCTGCAATAACGCCTTCGCAAATTAGTGGGTCACATGCAGATCTATTGAAGAAACACTTCAATTGTATTGTTGCAGAAAATTGTATGAAACCAGAAGAAATTCAACCAGTAGAAGGACAATATAATTGGGAAGAGGCTGATAGAGTGATTGCCTTCGCAAAAGATAATCACATGAAAATTCGTTTTCATACACTTGTATGGCATAACCAAACCGCTGCTTGGTTCTTTAAGGATAAAGATGGAAATGAGATGACAGCTACACCTGAAAATAAGAAGTTGCTGCTTGATCGATTAGACAATCATATACGCGCAGTTGTTGGCCGTTATAAAGAGGATGTTGATTCATGGGACGTTGTGAATGAAGTGATCGACCCGGAAGAATCAAATGGCCATAGACGCAGTAAGTGGTATGAAATTACAGGAATTGAATTTATCGAAAAAGCTTTTCGCATTACACGTGAAGTAGCTGGTAAAGACGCTAAATTATATATCAATGATTTTAATACAAATAAGCCAGACAAACGGGAAGCTTTCTATAATGTAGTGAAAGAGTTGTTAGTGAAGGACGTACCAATTGATGGAGTTGGTCATCAAATGCATATAAATATCGATTGGCCAACTGCGAGTGTCATTAGAGACACCATCGATCTGTTTAGCGAATTAGGTTTAGATAACCAAGTTACAGAACTGGATGTGAGTGTTTACAGTAATAGTACGGATAAGTATGAAACGATTCCAGATGAAAACCTAGTGAAGCAAGGCTACAAGTATAAGGAAATATTTGAGGTTTTTAAAGAAAAACAGCAAAATATTAGTGCAGTTGTTACATGGGGAATTGCAGACGACCATACATGGCTAAAAACATTTCCAATTACAAGACGTAACTTACCGTTGATTTTTGATGAGCAATTGAAACCCAAATATGCTTACTGGGGAATTGTTGACCCCTCCCAATTACCAAAAGATGAAAATAATCGTGTAGAACCAATGGAATGGTAA
- a CDS encoding ABC transporter permease, which translates to MLLIPGVILSLIFQYGPMGGIIMAFQDYKPWLGFFESEWVGLEHFRTMFEFDYARQVIWNTLVISVLKLITGLVVPITVALLLNEVYKMAFKRTIQTIIYLPYFLSWVILGGILIDILSPEGGLVNMVLGVFGIDPIFFLGSNDWFRSTVVITDIWKETGFNTIVFLAAITAVNPNLYEAAVIDGANRWKQTLYITLPAMLPIIIVVGTLSLGNILNAGFDQIFNLYNPLVYESGDIIDTYVYRIGLVNGDFSYGAAVGLFKSAISLVLIVIGYRLAYRYAGWRIF; encoded by the coding sequence ATGTTATTGATACCTGGTGTGATATTAAGTCTTATTTTCCAATATGGTCCCATGGGTGGAATAATAATGGCTTTTCAAGATTACAAGCCATGGCTGGGTTTTTTTGAGTCTGAATGGGTCGGGCTGGAACACTTTAGAACCATGTTTGAATTTGATTATGCGAGACAGGTAATATGGAATACGCTGGTTATATCCGTATTAAAATTGATTACCGGGTTAGTGGTTCCGATTACAGTTGCTTTATTACTCAATGAAGTATATAAAATGGCATTTAAGCGGACCATTCAAACGATTATTTACTTGCCGTACTTTCTTTCTTGGGTAATTTTAGGCGGTATATTAATCGATATATTATCGCCTGAGGGTGGTCTAGTTAATATGGTTTTGGGTGTATTCGGTATTGACCCCATATTTTTTCTCGGTAGTAATGACTGGTTTCGCTCTACTGTAGTTATTACGGATATTTGGAAGGAAACAGGATTTAACACGATTGTATTTTTGGCAGCGATTACAGCTGTTAACCCTAATTTATATGAGGCAGCTGTTATTGATGGAGCGAACAGGTGGAAGCAAACACTTTATATTACCTTGCCAGCAATGTTACCGATTATTATCGTGGTTGGAACATTATCATTAGGAAATATATTAAATGCTGGTTTTGATCAAATCTTTAACCTTTATAATCCATTGGTATATGAATCTGGTGATATTATAGATACTTATGTGTATCGTATAGGGTTAGTAAACGGTGATTTTAGCTATGGGGCAGCAGTTGGTTTATTTAAATCTGCTATTAGTTTAGTTTTGATTGTTATTGGCTATCGATTAGCTTATAGATACGCAGGATGGAGAATATTTTAG